One window from the genome of Thermoleophilaceae bacterium encodes:
- the crcB gene encoding fluoride efflux transporter CrcB, which translates to MPAIDRRELAAVFAGGCLGAILRYGLAEALGADPGRWPWATFIENVLGAFALAYFATRLQERLPLSAYRRPFLASGLCGALTTFSTMQLELLQMLDRSELALAAGYTAASLAAGFAAVVLATKLVRRVRVLA; encoded by the coding sequence ATGCCCGCGATCGATCGCCGGGAGCTCGCGGCGGTGTTCGCGGGAGGGTGCCTCGGCGCGATCCTCCGCTACGGGCTCGCCGAAGCGCTCGGCGCCGACCCGGGGCGCTGGCCCTGGGCGACGTTCATCGAGAACGTGCTCGGCGCATTCGCGCTCGCCTACTTCGCCACCCGGCTGCAGGAACGCCTGCCGCTGTCGGCCTACCGGCGCCCGTTTCTGGCCTCGGGCCTGTGCGGGGCCCTCACCACGTTCTCCACGATGCAGCTGGAGCTCCTGCAGATGCTCGACCGGTCCGAGCTCGCCCTGGCGGCCGGATATACGGCAGCGAGCCTCGCGGCCGGCTTCGCGGCCGTCGTGCTTGCCACGAAGCTCGTCAGACGGGTGCGGGTGCTCGCATGA
- a CDS encoding NAD-dependent epimerase/dehydratase family protein: MRYVITGGSGYIGSRLVERLSEREDTERIVICDVRPPRSFRPKAEYQELDVRDAAGAREILERERPDALVHLAFILNPMRDEKTMYDIDVNGTSHVLEAASKAGVQQVLVTSSTTAYGAFADNPVPLLEEHPVRGVPDFEYARDKTESDRLCQLWALRHPERTMTIVRPCIVFGPNVDNYISRSWTDSPFLPDVGGMDTPIQFVHEDDVVDALVGLLTGGHGGAYNVTGDGTLTWGETAELAGLKVRRMPLGMARRIGSFMWRIGQSETPPGNLHFLVHPWVASNEKVKQTLGWEPRHSSREAFLETMRAKGKLPAADPAAERPAAAMLASPTGR, encoded by the coding sequence ATGCGCTACGTCATCACCGGGGGCTCGGGCTACATCGGCTCACGGCTCGTCGAGCGGCTCTCGGAGCGCGAGGACACCGAGCGGATCGTGATCTGCGACGTGCGCCCGCCGCGGTCGTTCCGCCCCAAGGCCGAGTACCAGGAGCTCGACGTGCGCGATGCCGCCGGGGCGCGCGAGATCCTCGAGCGCGAGCGCCCGGACGCGCTCGTGCACCTCGCCTTCATCCTCAACCCCATGCGCGACGAGAAGACGATGTACGACATCGACGTCAACGGCACCAGCCACGTGCTGGAGGCGGCGTCGAAGGCGGGCGTGCAGCAGGTGCTCGTGACCTCGTCCACCACCGCCTACGGCGCCTTCGCCGACAACCCGGTGCCGCTGCTCGAGGAGCATCCCGTGCGCGGCGTGCCCGACTTCGAGTACGCGCGCGACAAGACGGAGTCCGACCGCCTCTGCCAGCTCTGGGCGCTGCGCCATCCCGAGCGCACGATGACGATCGTCCGTCCCTGCATCGTCTTCGGTCCCAACGTGGACAACTACATCTCGCGCAGCTGGACGGACTCGCCCTTCCTGCCGGACGTCGGCGGCATGGACACGCCGATCCAGTTCGTGCACGAGGACGACGTTGTGGACGCGCTCGTGGGGCTGCTCACGGGCGGGCACGGCGGCGCCTACAACGTCACGGGCGACGGCACGCTCACGTGGGGCGAGACGGCGGAGCTGGCGGGGCTCAAGGTGCGCAGGATGCCGCTGGGCATGGCGCGGCGGATCGGCTCGTTCATGTGGCGCATCGGCCAGAGCGAGACGCCTCCGGGCAACCTCCATTTCCTGGTGCACCCGTGGGTCGCGTCCAACGAGAAGGTCAAGCAGACGCTGGGCTGGGAGCCCCGCCACAGCAGCCGCGAGGCCTTCCTGGAGACCATGCGGGCGAAGGGCAAGCTGCCCGCAGCGGACCCCGCGGCGGAGCGTCCGGCCGCTGCTATGCTCGCGTCGCCGACGGGCCGTTAG
- a CDS encoding DUF6376 family protein, translated as MTRVLTLCLAALALIAAGCGGDDGASEEDYEREVREVGQTLESTFGELGTSISGSGSTEQAAEKLEEGAASLDEAAADFRGIDPPSDIEDSHNEIVSGLEALADEFRTGAEAAEGGDLSKLLEFAQGLQSSDAVQQITEAGNQIEEEGYDFNSGGGGGDGGGE; from the coding sequence ATGACCCGCGTCCTGACCCTCTGCCTCGCCGCCCTGGCGCTGATCGCCGCCGGCTGCGGAGGCGACGACGGCGCCAGCGAGGAGGACTACGAGCGCGAGGTCCGCGAGGTGGGCCAGACGCTCGAGAGCACGTTCGGCGAGCTGGGCACGAGCATCAGCGGCTCCGGGTCCACCGAGCAGGCCGCCGAGAAGCTCGAGGAGGGCGCCGCCTCACTCGACGAGGCCGCGGCGGACTTCCGCGGCATCGACCCGCCCTCCGACATCGAGGACTCGCACAACGAGATCGTCTCGGGGCTCGAGGCGCTCGCCGACGAGTTCCGCACGGGCGCGGAGGCCGCAGAGGGCGGCGACCTGTCCAAGCTGCTGGAGTTCGCCCAGGGCCTTCAGAGCTCCGACGCCGTGCAGCAGATCACCGAGGCCGGCAACCAGATCGAGGAGGAGGGCTACGACTTCAACTCGGGCGGCGGCGGCGGTGACGGGGGCGGCGAGTAG
- a CDS encoding metallophosphoesterase family protein has product MKTGLLYDVHGNLGALDAVLADARAEGVERFVLGGDYALFGGRPAETVERLRSLDADWIRGNGERWTADPSEAPDAVHGAIAACRELLGDATVAELAALPATLERDGTLYCHGSPGSDVVSFLPEPAPDEDGMLAGVLARRLVFGHTHLQFTRTGGDGIELLNPGSVGMPMDGDRRAAYAIVAGDGGVELRRVAYDHAAGAAAIRERLGEAGELAARRIEQARIDVT; this is encoded by the coding sequence ATGAAGACCGGACTGCTCTACGACGTTCACGGCAACCTCGGTGCGCTGGACGCCGTGCTCGCGGACGCGCGCGCGGAAGGGGTCGAGAGATTCGTGCTCGGCGGGGACTACGCGCTCTTCGGCGGCCGGCCGGCCGAGACCGTCGAGCGGCTGCGTTCCCTCGACGCGGACTGGATCCGCGGCAACGGCGAGCGCTGGACCGCCGATCCCTCCGAGGCCCCGGACGCCGTGCACGGCGCCATCGCCGCCTGCAGGGAGCTGCTCGGCGACGCCACCGTGGCCGAGCTCGCGGCGCTGCCCGCCACGCTCGAGCGCGACGGCACGCTCTACTGCCACGGTTCGCCCGGCTCCGACGTGGTCAGCTTCCTCCCCGAACCGGCACCCGACGAGGACGGGATGCTGGCGGGCGTCCTGGCGCGGCGGCTGGTGTTCGGCCACACGCACCTGCAGTTCACGCGCACCGGCGGCGACGGCATCGAGCTGCTCAACCCGGGCAGCGTGGGCATGCCGATGGACGGCGACCGGCGCGCGGCGTACGCGATCGTCGCCGGCGACGGCGGCGTGGAGCTGCGCCGGGTGGCCTACGACCACGCCGCCGGCGCCGCCGCCATCCGGGAGCGCCTGGGAGAGGCCGGCGAGCTGGCCGCGCGCCGGATCGAGCAGGCGCGCATCGACGTCACCTGA
- a CDS encoding DUF47 family protein, with the protein MSRLSQVLVPRDREFFILFEEAGGNIVRGAELLEQMLREWPEQAALAREILICEQEGDRITHDIIQRLNNTFVTPIDREDILELAGKLDDIIDFTEEVADFLGLYKIEAPFEQAQKLAAILVDSCRQVAQALTRLRGFKDISHYTIEINRLENDGDRVVREALAALFDDGIDPMVVIRWKDIYERIEDAIDATEHVANILEGIVLKNS; encoded by the coding sequence ATGTCGCGCCTGTCCCAGGTGCTCGTTCCCAGAGACCGCGAGTTCTTCATCCTCTTCGAGGAGGCGGGGGGCAACATCGTGCGCGGGGCCGAGCTGCTCGAGCAGATGCTGCGCGAGTGGCCCGAGCAGGCCGCCCTCGCCCGCGAGATCCTGATCTGCGAGCAGGAGGGCGACCGGATCACGCACGACATCATCCAGCGCCTCAACAACACGTTCGTCACGCCCATCGACCGTGAGGACATCCTCGAGCTGGCCGGAAAGCTCGACGACATCATCGACTTCACCGAGGAGGTCGCGGACTTCCTCGGCCTCTACAAGATCGAGGCCCCCTTCGAGCAGGCCCAGAAGCTCGCCGCCATCCTCGTGGACTCCTGCCGCCAGGTGGCGCAGGCCCTCACCCGGCTGCGCGGCTTCAAGGACATCTCGCACTACACCATCGAGATCAACCGGCTGGAGAACGACGGCGACCGGGTCGTGCGCGAGGCGCTCGCGGCCCTGTTCGACGACGGCATCGACCCCATGGTCGTGATCCGCTGGAAGGACATCTACGAGCGGATAGAGGACGCCATCGACGCCACCGAGCACGTCGCCAACATCCTCGAGGGCATCGTCCTGAAGAACTCGTGA
- a CDS encoding inorganic phosphate transporter: protein MENDLILIIVVGTALAFDFTNGFHDTANVVATSISTRAMAPRIAVGYAAILNFVGAFLSLEVAATVAGGIVEAGAISTTVVFGGLIGAITWNLITWYFGLPSSSSHALIGGVVGAAFAAQGPDAVIFGEGVVGKVLVPALVAPTVAFMVGGLAILVIYRIAGRLRPGPVNRGFRLGQIVSGGMLALAHGTNDAQKTMGVITLALIANGNISADNFHVPDWVVISAASAIALGTYVGGWRIIRTMGSRIHKMDTAQGFAAQGAGATVILASSQVGFPLSTTHTISGAVMGSGAAKRFSAVRWGVAGNIIAAWIVTLPGAAAIGAGAFGFSRLFGTGAVGPVIVAIIALGLLVFTFVRRIRRGPAFAAAEV, encoded by the coding sequence ATGGAGAACGACCTCATCCTCATCATCGTCGTCGGCACCGCGCTGGCGTTCGACTTCACCAACGGCTTCCACGACACCGCCAACGTCGTCGCGACGTCGATCTCGACCCGGGCGATGGCGCCGCGCATCGCGGTCGGCTACGCGGCCATCCTCAACTTCGTCGGCGCCTTCCTCTCGCTGGAGGTCGCGGCCACGGTGGCCGGCGGCATCGTGGAGGCCGGCGCCATCAGCACGACCGTCGTGTTCGGCGGCCTGATCGGAGCCATCACGTGGAACCTCATCACCTGGTACTTCGGGCTGCCGTCCAGCTCGTCGCACGCGTTGATCGGCGGCGTGGTGGGCGCCGCTTTCGCGGCCCAGGGCCCGGATGCGGTCATCTTCGGCGAGGGCGTGGTGGGCAAGGTGCTGGTGCCCGCGCTCGTCGCGCCCACCGTGGCGTTCATGGTCGGCGGGCTGGCGATCCTCGTGATCTACCGCATCGCGGGCCGGCTGCGGCCGGGGCCGGTGAACCGCGGCTTCCGGCTCGGCCAGATCGTCTCCGGCGGGATGCTCGCGCTCGCGCACGGCACCAACGACGCGCAGAAGACGATGGGCGTCATCACGCTCGCCCTGATCGCCAACGGCAACATCTCAGCCGACAACTTCCACGTGCCCGACTGGGTCGTGATCTCGGCCGCCAGTGCCATCGCGCTGGGCACGTACGTGGGCGGCTGGCGGATCATCCGCACGATGGGCAGTCGCATCCACAAGATGGACACCGCGCAGGGCTTCGCCGCCCAGGGCGCCGGCGCCACGGTCATCCTCGCCTCGTCGCAGGTGGGCTTCCCGCTCTCCACCACGCACACGATCTCCGGTGCCGTCATGGGCTCCGGCGCGGCCAAGCGCTTCTCCGCCGTGCGCTGGGGCGTGGCCGGCAACATCATCGCCGCCTGGATCGTCACGCTGCCCGGCGCGGCCGCGATCGGCGCCGGCGCATTCGGGTTCAGCCGCCTGTTCGGCACCGGGGCGGTCGGGCCCGTCATCGTCGCCATCATCGCGCTCGGCCTGCTCGTGTTCACGTTCGTCCGCCGCATCCGCCGCGGTCCCGCCTTCGCGGCGGCGGAGGTCTGA
- a CDS encoding aminotransferase class V-fold PLP-dependent enzyme, which yields MHDPASFRAEFPVLARRAYLNAGTCGPVPARAARAAAEAIGAEAEGGRSGQEHFARLGESAAALRAGYARWLGCEPGCVALTTSTSAGVNTVVSGLGLRQGDEVLTSDEEHPGVLAPLASARERFGIEVRVVPFDSLAGAVTSRTRLVACSHVSWVSGQVVDAVGLAASEAPVLLDGAQGLGALELDMAALGCDFYAASGQKWMCGPDGTGCLYVRPGRVEALGVPFPSYASLAGAADPLDLDLHEGARRFDLGSLPSASVAWALASLELLDGAGGPWVTARAAELAARLAAALSEGGREVLPRGDTTLVSWRDAEASTTVAGLAEAGIVVRELPGRGLVRASVGAWSSEEELDRLAGLACATA from the coding sequence ATGCACGACCCCGCGTCCTTCCGCGCCGAGTTCCCCGTGCTGGCGCGCCGGGCCTACCTGAACGCCGGCACCTGCGGGCCCGTGCCGGCGCGGGCAGCCCGCGCGGCTGCGGAGGCCATCGGCGCGGAGGCCGAGGGCGGGCGCTCGGGCCAGGAGCACTTCGCCCGCCTCGGCGAGAGCGCGGCCGCGCTGCGGGCCGGCTACGCGCGCTGGCTGGGCTGCGAGCCGGGATGCGTGGCGCTCACCACCTCCACGTCGGCGGGCGTGAACACGGTCGTGTCGGGCCTGGGCCTGCGGCAGGGCGACGAGGTGCTGACCAGCGACGAGGAGCACCCGGGCGTGCTGGCCCCGCTGGCCTCGGCCCGCGAGCGCTTCGGCATCGAGGTCCGCGTCGTGCCCTTCGACTCGCTGGCCGGCGCCGTCACGTCGCGCACGCGGCTCGTGGCCTGCTCGCACGTGTCATGGGTGAGCGGGCAGGTGGTGGATGCGGTCGGGCTGGCGGCCTCGGAGGCGCCCGTGCTGCTCGACGGCGCGCAGGGGCTGGGTGCGCTCGAGCTCGACATGGCCGCGCTGGGCTGTGACTTCTACGCCGCGTCGGGGCAGAAGTGGATGTGCGGGCCCGACGGAACGGGCTGCCTGTACGTCCGCCCCGGGCGGGTGGAGGCGTTGGGAGTGCCGTTCCCCAGCTACGCCTCGCTCGCCGGCGCCGCGGACCCCCTCGACCTCGACCTGCACGAGGGGGCCCGGCGCTTCGACCTGGGCTCTCTCCCCTCGGCGTCGGTCGCCTGGGCGCTGGCCTCCCTCGAGCTGCTGGATGGCGCCGGCGGCCCGTGGGTCACGGCGCGCGCCGCCGAGCTTGCGGCACGGCTGGCGGCGGCGCTGTCGGAGGGCGGCCGGGAGGTGCTCCCGCGCGGGGACACGACGCTGGTGTCCTGGCGCGACGCCGAGGCGTCCACGACCGTGGCCGGGCTGGCCGAGGCGGGGATCGTGGTGCGCGAGCTGCCGGGCCGGGGCCTGGTCCGTGCCTCGGTGGGCGCGTGGTCGAGCGAGGAGGAGCTCGACAGGCTTGCCGGGCTCGCCTGCGCTACTGCGTGA
- a CDS encoding MBL fold metallo-hydrolase has product MHRLADYGPVILERSMQSDWLSNAYLLGDEPGGRGVIVDSGAPPEPLLEAVERHGLTVEHLVLTHHHHDHVSENHVYKEKLGVEILAHPLEAERLLDVDRTVEPGETLEIGGLRIELIHTPGHTDGMLNLLVNGSDVLTGDTLFKGSVGGVRAPGSTSFEDIRGSIMDVLMALPHETRVHPGHTDPTTIGEEWDGNAFVRVWRGLDPESDERCTVAGEAATLVLFAPDYDGGHKAWVRWEDGRDDIVPGSQVER; this is encoded by the coding sequence GTGCATCGGCTGGCAGACTACGGCCCCGTGATTCTCGAGCGATCGATGCAGAGCGACTGGCTGTCCAACGCCTACCTCCTGGGCGACGAGCCCGGCGGCCGCGGCGTGATCGTGGACTCGGGCGCGCCGCCCGAGCCGCTGCTGGAGGCGGTGGAGCGCCACGGGCTCACCGTCGAGCACCTCGTGCTCACCCACCATCACCACGACCATGTGTCCGAGAACCACGTCTACAAGGAGAAGCTGGGCGTGGAGATCCTCGCCCACCCGCTCGAGGCCGAGCGGCTACTGGACGTCGATCGCACGGTCGAGCCGGGCGAGACGCTGGAGATCGGCGGCCTGCGCATCGAGCTCATCCACACGCCCGGCCACACAGACGGCATGCTCAACCTGCTGGTGAACGGCTCTGACGTGCTCACGGGCGACACGCTCTTCAAGGGCTCGGTGGGCGGCGTCCGCGCCCCGGGCTCCACGAGCTTCGAGGACATCCGCGGCTCGATCATGGACGTGCTGATGGCCCTCCCGCACGAGACGCGCGTGCACCCCGGCCACACCGACCCCACCACGATCGGGGAAGAGTGGGATGGCAACGCGTTCGTGCGCGTCTGGCGCGGCCTCGATCCGGAGTCCGACGAGCGCTGCACGGTCGCGGGCGAGGCCGCCACCCTCGTTCTGTTCGCGCCCGACTACGACGGCGGCCACAAGGCCTGGGTGCGCTGGGAGGACGGCCGCGACGACATCGTGCCGGGCTCCCAGGTCGAGCGCTGA
- a CDS encoding transglycosylase family protein: MRKILASTVGGALAVVPVTAFAATAEQGADQQGNPLTTASQAFHPLERRAHAEEAAEQLSRARAKVERKTREQRARADRRRKRRGGSNTGGGSVAVSPALQSIAACESGGNPSAIGGGGLYRGKYQFSRSTWASVGGSGDPAAASEAEQDRRAAMLYARAGASPWPVCGA, from the coding sequence GTGCGGAAGATCCTCGCGTCAACGGTCGGTGGTGCACTCGCGGTCGTGCCTGTCACGGCCTTTGCCGCCACCGCCGAACAAGGCGCAGACCAACAAGGCAATCCCCTCACCACCGCCAGCCAGGCGTTCCACCCGCTCGAGCGGCGGGCGCACGCCGAGGAGGCGGCCGAGCAGCTGTCGCGTGCCCGCGCGAAGGTCGAGCGAAAGACCCGCGAGCAGCGCGCCCGCGCCGACCGGCGCCGCAAGCGCCGCGGCGGGTCGAACACGGGCGGCGGCTCCGTGGCCGTGAGCCCGGCGCTGCAGTCCATCGCCGCCTGCGAGTCCGGCGGCAACCCGAGCGCCATCGGAGGCGGCGGTCTGTACCGCGGCAAGTACCAGTTCAGCCGCTCCACCTGGGCGTCCGTGGGCGGCAGCGGCGATCCCGCCGCGGCCTCCGAGGCGGAGCAGGACCGCCGCGCCGCGATGCTCTACGCCCGCGCCGGCGCCTCGCCCTGGCCGGTCTGCGGCGCCTGA
- a CDS encoding glycosyltransferase has translation MTGETAHVDIARRPLGDYEAAAGAEALERVRALAEPLAGARVLHLAAGSSAGRPATLLGSVLPLLRGVGIEVEWRVLSGGPAFESTARNLDNGLRGAETAISDEDWEAYTSTWRRVDVSGCDAVVAHDPAALGAVAARAQDGGPRWLWHCHVDASAPDAPAWERASVQAAAYDVHALPLRAFAPPGIDGAHELRPGIDPLAPRNRELPVKLAGDALRFLGIDLSRPFACQVGALDPWQDPHETIDAFRLAKRELPELQLVLAGDDEPDWRIAGEVADYAGEVEDLLVLSGYVGVGETELNAMQLLARAALHVSLHEGFGLGASEALWKGTPVVGIPRGGIPEQVHDGEHGFLAEGAEAIAARLVELVGDPALGIVLGQAGRARVRERFLITRLLEDELALLHATLAP, from the coding sequence ATGACCGGCGAGACCGCCCACGTGGACATCGCGCGGCGGCCGCTCGGCGACTACGAGGCGGCGGCCGGCGCGGAGGCGCTGGAGCGTGTTCGGGCGCTGGCGGAGCCGCTCGCGGGCGCGCGCGTGCTGCACCTCGCGGCGGGCAGCAGCGCCGGCCGCCCGGCCACCCTGCTGGGGTCGGTGCTTCCGCTGCTGCGCGGGGTGGGGATCGAGGTGGAATGGCGCGTGCTCTCGGGCGGGCCGGCCTTCGAGTCCACCGCCCGCAACCTCGACAACGGCCTGCGAGGGGCCGAGACGGCGATCTCGGACGAGGACTGGGAGGCCTACACGAGCACCTGGCGGCGCGTTGACGTGAGCGGCTGCGACGCCGTCGTGGCCCACGATCCGGCTGCGCTGGGCGCCGTGGCCGCCCGCGCGCAGGACGGCGGCCCGCGCTGGCTCTGGCACTGCCACGTGGATGCCTCGGCTCCCGATGCCCCCGCCTGGGAGCGCGCGAGCGTTCAAGCTGCCGCCTACGACGTCCACGCGCTCCCGCTGCGCGCCTTCGCGCCGCCCGGCATCGATGGCGCGCACGAGCTGCGCCCCGGCATCGACCCGCTGGCGCCGCGCAACCGCGAGCTGCCGGTGAAGCTCGCCGGCGACGCCCTGCGCTTCCTCGGCATCGACCTCAGCCGCCCGTTCGCCTGCCAGGTGGGTGCGCTGGACCCGTGGCAGGACCCCCACGAGACGATCGACGCCTTCCGGCTCGCCAAGCGGGAGCTGCCCGAGCTCCAGCTCGTGCTGGCCGGCGACGACGAGCCGGACTGGCGCATCGCAGGCGAGGTGGCCGACTATGCGGGCGAGGTCGAGGACCTGCTCGTGCTCAGCGGTTACGTGGGGGTGGGGGAGACAGAGCTCAACGCCATGCAGCTCCTCGCCCGCGCGGCGCTGCACGTGTCGCTGCACGAGGGCTTCGGCCTGGGCGCCTCCGAGGCGCTGTGGAAGGGAACGCCGGTGGTGGGCATCCCGCGCGGTGGCATCCCCGAGCAGGTGCACGACGGCGAGCACGGCTTCCTCGCCGAGGGAGCCGAGGCGATCGCCGCCCGGCTCGTGGAGCTCGTGGGCGATCCGGCGCTCGGCATCGTGCTCGGCCAGGCAGGTCGCGCCCGGGTGCGCGAGCGCTTCCTCATCACGCGCCTGCTCGAGGACGAGCTGGCGCTGCTCCACGCTACGCTCGCGCCGTGA
- the thrS gene encoding threonine--tRNA ligase — protein MKVTLPDGTPLELEDGATGLDAARAIGEGLARAALAVKQNGRVLDLSAPLEDGRELNIVTAKSDEAIELIRHDAAHVLATAVIDLYPGTKVSIGPPIEDGFYYDFDFPEGVTISEADLEGIEAKMREHVKADEAFERSDITVAEALERFRGEGQDYKVELIEDLVRDEGVETVSLYRNGPFTDLCRGPHGPGTKRIRAFKLTSVAGAYWRGDAKRQMLTRIYGTAFLSKEDLDAHLERLEQARARDHRKLGRELDLFMLSDLSPGSPFWLPAGVHLWNELTTLWRATNVERGYTEVRTPILYDADLWKQSGHWHVYREKMYFTDVEERPMGLKPMNCPAHVQIYKRDLRSYRDLPIRYAEQGLVHRHEPSGTLHGLLRVRHITQDDAHVFCAEEQIEEEVLRCVDFGLFIYDQFGFAPRLELSTRPEKRVGEEDMWDRAEAALQRALDGRGLEYELNEGEGAFYGPKIDLHMTDAIGRSWQLGTVQLDYYMPEQFELTYMGADNAEHRPVMIHRALMGSFERFIGILIEHYAGEFPLWLAPVQAIVLPIADRHAGYAREAAAQLDAAGIRVEVDERTESVGRKIRDAELRKVPYMLVVGDKEAESGEAAVRRHREGDEGSAPLAEVAARLAGEAGRAGRRP, from the coding sequence GTGAAGGTCACGCTTCCCGACGGCACGCCGCTCGAGCTCGAGGACGGCGCCACCGGACTCGACGCCGCGCGCGCGATCGGGGAGGGCCTGGCCCGCGCCGCGCTGGCCGTGAAGCAGAACGGTCGCGTGCTCGACCTGTCCGCGCCGCTCGAGGACGGCCGCGAGCTCAACATCGTCACCGCCAAGAGCGACGAGGCCATCGAGCTCATCCGTCACGACGCCGCCCACGTGCTGGCCACGGCGGTCATCGACCTCTATCCCGGCACGAAGGTGTCCATCGGCCCGCCGATCGAGGACGGCTTCTACTACGACTTCGACTTCCCCGAGGGCGTGACGATCTCGGAGGCGGACCTCGAGGGCATCGAGGCCAAGATGCGCGAGCACGTGAAGGCCGACGAGGCGTTCGAGCGCAGCGACATCACGGTGGCGGAGGCGCTGGAGCGCTTTCGCGGGGAGGGCCAGGACTACAAGGTGGAGCTGATCGAGGACCTCGTGCGCGACGAGGGCGTGGAGACCGTCTCCCTCTACCGCAACGGCCCCTTCACCGACCTCTGCCGCGGCCCGCACGGGCCGGGCACGAAGCGCATCAGGGCGTTCAAGCTCACGAGCGTCGCCGGGGCGTACTGGCGCGGCGACGCAAAGCGGCAGATGCTCACCCGCATCTACGGCACGGCGTTCCTCTCCAAGGAGGACCTCGACGCCCACCTCGAGCGGCTCGAGCAGGCGCGCGCGCGCGACCACCGCAAGCTCGGTCGCGAGCTGGACCTGTTCATGCTCTCCGACCTCTCGCCCGGGTCGCCCTTCTGGCTGCCCGCCGGCGTGCATCTCTGGAACGAGCTCACAACGCTCTGGCGTGCCACCAACGTGGAGCGCGGCTACACCGAGGTGCGCACGCCCATCCTCTACGACGCCGACCTGTGGAAGCAGTCGGGCCACTGGCACGTGTACCGGGAGAAGATGTACTTCACGGACGTGGAGGAGCGGCCCATGGGCCTCAAGCCCATGAACTGCCCGGCGCACGTCCAGATCTACAAGCGCGACCTGCGCTCCTACCGCGACCTGCCCATCCGCTACGCCGAGCAGGGCCTGGTGCACCGCCACGAGCCCAGCGGCACCCTCCACGGCCTCCTGCGCGTGCGCCACATCACCCAGGACGACGCGCACGTGTTCTGCGCCGAGGAGCAGATCGAGGAGGAGGTGCTGCGCTGCGTCGACTTCGGCTTGTTCATCTACGACCAGTTCGGGTTCGCACCGCGCCTGGAGCTGTCCACCCGGCCGGAGAAGCGGGTGGGTGAGGAGGACATGTGGGACCGCGCCGAGGCGGCGCTCCAGCGGGCGCTGGACGGCCGCGGCCTCGAGTACGAGCTCAACGAGGGCGAAGGCGCCTTCTACGGGCCCAAGATCGACCTCCACATGACGGACGCCATCGGCCGCTCCTGGCAGCTCGGCACCGTGCAGCTCGACTACTACATGCCCGAGCAGTTCGAGCTCACCTACATGGGCGCCGACAACGCCGAGCACCGGCCGGTGATGATCCACCGCGCGCTCATGGGCAGCTTCGAGCGCTTCATCGGCATCCTCATCGAGCACTACGCCGGCGAGTTCCCGCTCTGGCTCGCGCCCGTCCAGGCCATCGTGCTGCCGATCGCCGACCGCCACGCCGGTTACGCGCGCGAGGCCGCGGCCCAGCTCGATGCCGCCGGCATCCGGGTGGAGGTGGACGAGCGCACGGAGTCCGTGGGCCGCAAGATCCGCGACGCGGAGCTGCGCAAGGTCCCCTACATGCTGGTGGTGGGGGACAAGGAGGCCGAAAGCGGCGAGGCGGCGGTGCGCCGCCACCGCGAGGGCGACGAGGGCAGTGCCCCTCTGGCCGAGGTGGCCGCGCGGCTGGCCGGCGAGGCCGGTCGCGCCGGCCGCCGTCCGTGA